The proteins below are encoded in one region of Leishmania mexicana MHOM/GT/2001/U1103 complete genome, chromosome 5:
- a CDS encoding kinetoplast-associated protein-like protein has protein sequence MEPRLALPSSQPLRISAQYPVGSSSAVPSSSSAAARPRGSHGVSIGPTPASHAAAVAVATPVPPPSSSSRLLQEIEETRKLLRTFRALKERGASRAELADLHLRVKALKAAQQCQQQNSGACKEATLSLAASTTTDAEVAAVTAAARPSFACSPGAAPPLSCAHRHAGVALHEEAAGWTAGSSHRLHQPQQRGVEEAHIAHGDGRLPEGRHHHRHHRDRHHDVRVNRAASLSISPSLSTATAQASTAVRNGAANAVGSGSAGVGSAVALPTSTASVVPGSLAQINSIVFAIALAEAHTRHEISHRWERRWLRHWANFREERIAIALSPPTTATAALSRPQLQPERWAEVAPMTLPRERQQQHQAASATTATVEGSSVATATAARTVDASPAPVPGKSIGEAVTATTSSPAVADLQETSSLLAGHRSGDEVRHVAEEPEETIPDVDDASVKDSVVWARPLPQYQQHPAAERDLEASACATPDAAAEAAEAVRNVEDEEVAARTATESAAAEARKRIKLAEVPARLRAEEAWKAVQSLMAAEAGARATLEGDEARLRISHVAAEQNGARCAALAAAEAESRRRVQEERVRQEATARAAAAKREKKREAAARREAEAQRQAAVDTEAAERRSVEQQWQKAVRLCESLLSDRIKDAVAAAPPLAHSKGTRAPEQPPRDALARMEDAQATEKCVAAFGAAADAVLGEWISTAAAEAEHVASVEAARRRMKEEAAARAKAVVQERASAAEAARAAVARAEDEGRVALASSEEALWQRLQLQHRAGVEATRLAALAAEEKAARHRAEQEAAAARLMMEMRAAEEAARAKAIQEAVHLQAVQQATAITATLCSAVAELSKNLVDGCLAEAAQQVSEQVKAAAVVALEMQRRERVEGAEASARDDTCGDALDELTRLREEEAAAEVHKRIEVEDVAAAEEQQQQQQQQQQQRVQAAAQYFGISELSEALLLEFLHDAAAGAVAARAAAVANDRPAEASQPVALPEGEAGAASAFTEDGQHHHPSADDAAEESDARAEKRTGDGVDSLDNPDKANVDTSAPGAVAATPSLSLSPSSSADPPSFFGKSVSGDAAPSAVTTGVPQARAAEGVGLLSPTAFVHVVDGILSDVLSDAAMGAQTGRADAVGVISEDIASPTRAGQRAREHRKSQPNRSDVSFESIGNGSSHSTLGCSPPGKLQSKPLELPLAIVACDAAGGREPQAQYAGGEPNDCAKADAVVGGAGNVTASLAEVTDVDKCTPHRRIVSPLLIPSMDIAIASMSSTSTASVTDGRGGGCAHGADDDDAACSSLTAPGAPRPLNLLQHNVLSPLLCQQHGGVHDDSGEASTPAGSDDTAGATTAAEVADQPSLSKNSRARPQTPERTRTGDHDATSGAEGMRSAVVTMGHRVMGIEEDLRAFQLDAPLPPHNVAEQCAGARIAAEDLLTADAVAAVADALVQRSVHDASLLFHSRGQSTALSTDSDRQESHDAVKVRHAPAPPLLFTSAQNHEQSTAEGKSSISGSGGGTSSSACAGDVEAHAEKRVSIAEMGSGFTSGDAREATLRVTRSLSPAAAAVAVEGIAGSHAPLASLSALVSAVAAPNDFVARLRKQEAEKKVAAHQQNRYLTSRELALVAARYLTSEAAAAHVMEVGPTTTLSARAVALVLSVGLVRAVTLENRRARRRMGKAEKGDGSSSRGDGSRAGGGVLVGENGSRKLAPGSGAASAMMDSPNARFPSLGSGGDGVGFPTGTIGEAGAAGDKEGVDVPLASPTARRRSGGGDSSVSEPTASSAVGDVAHASRDGKDTDMSGGPMGLGSRPLSLLSSPSLGFAPQPTGGDGVKGELAANPAQQQAGVRDKLPADWITALRGVAERVARDFIDYASRRVLLGKGEGQSNQDQLRTARRIHSDALARVDVQALFTQELQPRDVARLTSYYVELAVNGPRDRVDPLCAPAALGEHNIFGHRRNGRNEDVAGFDNLDAASTTAFAPPMQPRSLFASPHLLPMRKDSLLSAATSSHVRRAGLLHLVLEQCVSNVLQDLVGDTVGWLWTACLQAAPPGAAPNGTL, from the coding sequence ATGGAACCGAGACTGGCGCTGCCCAGCTCGCAGCCTCTAAGGATCTCAGCGCAGTATCCAGTGGGATCGTCTTCGGCAGTCCCGTCATCATCATCGGCCGCGGCTCGGCCTCGAGGGTCGCATGGCGTGTCCATCGGCCCTACACCAGCCTCGCatgccgccgcagtggcggtggcgacgccaGTGCCGCCACCATCTTCTTCGTCACGACTTCTGCAGGAAATCGAGGAAACCCGTAAACTCCTTCGCACCTTCCGCGCGTTGAAGGAGCGCGGCGCGAGCCGTGCCGAGCTGGCAGATCTTCACCTCCGTGTCAAGGCCCTCAAGGCGGCGCAACAGTGCCAGCAACAAAATTCCGGCGCATGCAAGGAGGcaactctctctctggctgCGTCCACGACCACGGACGCGGAAGTAGCTGCCgtaacagcagcggcgcgtccgTCGTTCGCGTGCTCACCAGGGGCGGCGCCACCATTGTCGTGCGCGCACCGTCACGCAGGCGTCGCACTCCACGAAGAAGCAGCTGGGTGGACTGCGGGATCAAGCCACCGTTTGCATCAACCTCAGCAACGAGGAGTCGAGGAGGCACACATTGCACATGGCGACGGACGGCTACCTGAAGGCAGGcatcatcatcgccatcaccgtGACCGCCACCATGACGTCCGTGTGAACCGGGCGGCATCGCTGTCCATCTCTCCGAGCCTATCCACAGCCACAGCACAGGCTTCGACGGCAGTGCGCAACGGCGCCGCTAACGCcgtgggcagcggcagcgctggtgtTGGCagtgccgtggcgctgccaaCAAGCACGGCATCGGTGGTGCCCGGATCCCTTGCGCAGATCAACTCCATCGTGTTTGCCATCGCGCTcgcggaggcgcacacgcgacaTGAAATCTCGCACCGATGGGAGCGCCGGTGGCTGCGGCACTGGGCGAACTTTAGGGAGGAGCGCATCGCCATCGCCCTAAGCCCGCCCACCACagcgacggctgcgctgtcacgtccgcagctgcagccggaGAGGTGGGCGGAGGTTGCCCCGATGACGCTACCTCGcgaacggcagcagcagcaccaggcgGCGTCGGCTACGACGGCTACTGTGGAGGGGAGCAGCGTTGcgaccgccaccgcagcccgCACCGTCGACGCTTCTCCTGCACCAGTGCCGGGCAAGAGCATTGGGGAGGCGGTCACAGCTACAACAAGCAGCCCAGCGGTGGCAGACCTTCAAGAGACGTCGTCGCTCTTGGCCGGTCACCGAAGTGGCGACGAGGTGCGCCATGTCGCTGAAGAACCAGAGGAGACTATCCCCGACGTGGACGACGCCTCTGTGAAGGACTCGGTGGTGTGGGCAAGGCCTCTTCCACAGTACCAACAGCATCCGGCAGCAGAGCGAGACTTAGAGGCGAGCGCATGCGCCACTCCTGACGCGGCTGCCGAAGCGGCGGAAGCCGTGAGGAACGTTGAGGACGAGGAAGTTGCCGCGCGCACGGCGACGgagagcgctgctgcagaggcgcGGAAGCGTATAAAGCTGGCGGAAGTCCCAGCGCGCCTCAGAGCTGAGGAGGCATGGAAGGCTGTGCAGTCGCTCATGGCCGCTGAAGCAGGGGCCCGTGCCACCCTCGAAGGTGACGAGGCCCGCTTGAGGATCTCGCACGTTGCAGCGGAGCAGAACGGCGCCCGGTGCGCTGCCCttgcggcagcagaggcggagtctcggcggcgcgtgcaggaggagcgagTGCGTCAGGAGGCAAccgcgcgagcagcagcggccaagagagagaagaagcgagaggctgctgcgcgtcgtgaggccgaggcgcAACGGCAAGCTGCAGTAGACACCGAAGCTGCGGAGCGGCGTTCTgtggagcagcagtggcagaaAGCCGTCCGTCTCTGCGAGTCACTGCTGTCCGATCGGATCAAGGATGCTGTTGCAGCGGCTCCGCCGTTGGCTCACTCGAagggcacacgtgcacccGAACAGCCACCGCGCGATGCGCTAGCGAGGATGGAGGACGCACAAGCAACGGAGAAGTGCGTCGCAGCTttcggcgcagcagcggacgcTGTGCTTGGTGAGTGGAtcagcacggcagcggcggaggccgAGCACGTAGCGTCGGTTGAAGCGGCCAGGCGGAGAATGAAAGAAGAAGCCGCAGCTCGAGCGAAGGCTGTGGTGCAGGAGagggcgtcggcggcggaggcTGCACGTGCCGCGGTCGCACGGGCCGAAGACGAAGGTAGGGTTGCACTGGCCTCTTCGGAAGAGGcgctgtggcagcggctgcagctgcagcacagaGCTGGCGTTGAGGCGACGCGTCTCGCAGCCCTTGCAGCCGAGGAAAAGGCCGCTCGACACCGTGCCGAGCAGGAGGCAGCTGCGGCCCGTCTGATGATGGAGATGCGTGCGGCCGAAGAAGCAGCGCGCGCCAAGGCCATCCAGGAGGCCGTGCACttgcaggcggtgcagcaggcgacTGCGATAACCGCTACGCTGTGCTCCGCCGTCGCTGAGCTCTCCAAGAATCTTGTAGACGGCTGTCTagccgaggcagcgcagcaggtATCCGAACAAGTAAAAGCggccgctgtggtggcgtTGGAGATGCAACGGCGCGAGAGGGTCGAAGGCGCAGAGGCGTCGGCGCGAGATGACacgtgcggcgacgcgcttgACGAGCTGACGCgactgcgcgaggaggaggcagccgcAGAGGTCCACAAGCGCATTGAGGTCGAAGATGTGGCTGCCGCGgaggaacagcagcagcagcagcagcagcagcagcagcagcgtgtgcaagcggctgcgcagtATTTTGGGATTTCCGAGTTGAGTGAAGCTCTGCTGCTCGAATTCCTGCacgatgctgccgccggggcggtggcggcacgcgcggcggccgtcgcgaACGATCGTCCTGCCGAGGCGTCACAGCCGGTTGCCCTACCAGAAGGGGAAGCGGGAGCCGCGAGTGCCTTCACGGAGGACGgtcagcaccaccacccgtcTGCCGATGACGCCGCTGAAGAGTCGGACGCTCGCGCAGAAAAGAGGACGGGGGACGGCGTTGACAGCCTTGACAACCCTGACAAGGCTAACGTAGATACATCAGCACCGGGGGCCGTGGCCGCGACACcatcactctctctctcgccgtcgtcctctgCCGACCCGCCGTCGTTCTTCGGGAAATCCGTCTCTGGGGATGCGGCTCCGAGTGCTGTCACAACTGGCGTGCCGCAAGCCCGTGCGGCCGAGGGCGTAGGGCTGCTGTCGCCCACCGCTTTCGTGCACGTCGTCGATGGCATCCTCTCTGACGTTCTCAGCGATGCAGCCATGGGGGCGCAGACGGGCCGTGCTGATGCTGTCGGCGTAATCAGCGAGGATATAGCGAGCCCAACCCGCGCAGGGCAGCGGGCGAGGGAGCACCGTAAGTCCCAGCCCAACCGCTCCGACGTGTCCTTCGAGTCAATTGGCAATGGCAGCTCGCACTCCACCTTGGGGTGCTCCCCACCGGGGAAACTGCAGTCGAAGCCCCTGGAGCTACCGCTCGCCATCGTGGCCTGTGATGCTGCAGGCGGCCGTGAGCCACAAGCGCAGTACGCGGGGGGCGAGCCCAACGACTGTGCGAAGGCCGACGCGGTTGTTGGCGGGGCCGGCAACGTCACAGCGTCCCTGGCTGAGGTCACAGACGTGGACAAGTGCACCCCACACCGGCGCATCGTCTCGCCCCTGTTGATACCATCAATGGACATCGCCATCGCGAGCATGTCCTCCACTTCGACAGCTTCCGTAACggacggaagaggaggaggctgcgctCACGgggccgacgacgacgacgcggcctGCAGCTCCCTCACCGCCCCCGGGGCGCCACGCCCGCTCaatctgctgcagcacaacGTTTTGTCtccgctgctgtgccagcagcacggcggcgtccacgacgacagcggcgaggcgAGCACGCCTGCCGGCAGTGACGATACGGCGGGCGCTACGACGGCCGCTGAAGTGGCCGATCAGCCCTCGTTATCGAAGAATAGCCGAGCAAGACCGCAGACTCCAGAGCGCACCAGGACGGGCGACCACGACGCCACCTCCGGCGCAGAGGGGATGCGGTCCGCGGTGGTCACCATGGGCCACCGCGTCATGGGAATCGAAGAGGACTTGCGCGCTTTTCAGCTggacgcaccgctgccgccacatAACGTAGCCGAGCAGTGCGCTGGAGCGCGTATCGCTGCCGAGGATTTACTCACGGCagacgccgtggcggcggtggcagacGCTCTGGTGCAGCGCTCGGTTCACGACGCGTCTCTTCTCTTCCACTCTCGGGGACAGTCGACAGCGCTGAGCACCGACAGCGATCGCCAGGAGTCTCACGACGCCGTCAAGGTCCGCCAcgcaccggcgccaccgctcctCTTTACCAGCGCTCAGAACCACGAGCAGAGCACGGCGGAGGGCAAGAGCAGTAtcagtggcagcggtggtggcacgTCCTCGTCCGCTTGCGCCGGGGATGTCGAGGCACATGCGGAGAAGAGGGTCAGCATCGCGGAGATGGGCTCAGGCTTCACGAGTGGCGACGCTCGGGAGGCCACCCTGCGTGTTACTCGGTCATTGTCgccggccgctgccgcggtggccgTGGAAGGCATCGCTGGCTCGCATGCGCCGCTCGCAAGCCTGTCGGCCCTCGTctccgccgtggcggcaccgAATGACTTTGTGGCTCGGCTGCGGAAGCAAGAAGCAGAGAAGAAAGTGGCGGCGCATCAACAAAACCGCTACCTCACCAGTCGCGAGCTGGCGCTCGTCGCGGCGCGTTACTTGACGTCGgaagcggccgcagcgcatgTGATGGAGGTTggccccaccaccacgctcTCGGCTCGTGCCGTGGCGCTTGTTCTGTCGGTGGGGCTCGTGCGTGCCGTCACGCTGGAGAAtcgacgcgcgcgccgccgcatggggaaggcggagaagggagaCGGGAGCAGTTCCAGGGGCGATGGCAGCAGAGCGGGTGGCGGGGTGCTCGTGGGAGAGAATGGGTCGCGGAAGCTGGCCCCGGGCAGTGGAGCTGCCTCAGCGATGATGGACAGCCCGAACGCGCGGTTCCCGTCGctgggcagcggtggcgatggcgtcgGATTTCCGACGGGCACCATCGGCGAGGCAGGCGCGGCAGGGGACAAGGAGGGCGTCGATGTTCCACTCGCGTCACCAACCgcacgtcgccgcagcggcggcggcgactcgAGCGTGTCTGAACCTACCGCCTCAAGCGCTGTGGGCGATGTTGCGCACGCGAGCAGGGACGGGAAGGATACGGACATGAGTGGCGGCCCCATGGGTCTGGGGTCCCGGCCCCTGTCActgctgtcgtcgccgtcgctcggGTTCGCCCCTCAGCCGAcgggtggcgatggcgtcAAAGGCGAGCTCGCAGCGAatccagcgcagcagcaggctggGGTGCGCGACAAGCTGCCAGCGGACTGGATCAccgcgctgcgcggcgtggccGAGCGGGTCGCGCGCGACTTCATCGACTACGCCTCCCGCCGCGTGCTGCTCGGCAAAGGTGAGGGCCAGTCGAACCAAGATCAACTGCGCACTGCGCGACGCATCCACAGCGACGCCCTCGCGCGCGTCGATGTGCAGGCGCTCTTCACGCaagagctgcagccgcgcgaTGTGGCACGGCTGACCTCCTACTACGTCGAGCTAGCGGTCAACGGACCGCGTGACCGCGTCGACCCGCTCTGCGCCCCTGCCGCGCTTGGCGAGCACAACATCTTTGGTCACCGCCGCAACGGGCGAAACGAAGATGTCGCCGGCTTCGACAACCTCGACGCAGCGTCAACGACCGCGTTCGCGCCGCCGATGCAGCCCCGGTccctcttcgcctcccctcacctcctcccaaTGCGGAAAGACAGCCTGCTGTCAGCAGCCACATCCAGTCatgtgcgccgcgccggaCTGCTGCATCTGGTGCTGGAGCAGTGCGTGTCGAACGTGCTGCAAGACCTGGTCGGGGACACGGTGGGCTGGCTCTGGACCGCCTGCCTGcaagcagcaccgccgggaGCCGCACCGAATGGCACGCTGTAG
- a CDS encoding putative cdc2-related kinase: MRASGPTPARPTGFQRYQRQHKVGEGSYGKVFLCTDVVEGGTVAVKTSQWNSGEEGLSVSSIREVSLLKEIRHPNVVRLLDLFTEEKKLCIVFERMEKDLRSVLSTRQTPIVGRKLKHMMYQLLSALHACHSRRVVHRDIKPGNILVSADEQTVKLADFGMGRAFGLAMQSYTYRIATLYYRAPEVLLGDRYYLPSVDMWSMGCVMAELALRRALFRGEGEYSQLITIFGIMGTPNERVWPGVSRLPHYNAEFPSWVPTSLEKHIPTLDPEGIALLKAMLRYDPQRRITALQAMQHPFFDDVRDECEARLQQQHQQQP; the protein is encoded by the coding sequence ATGCGGGCCAGCGGCCCCACCCCGGCGCGGCCGACGGGCTTCCAGCGCTACCAACGCCAGCACAAGGTGGGCGAGGGGTCGTATGGCAAGGTATTTCTGTGCACCGATGTCGTCGAGGGCGGCACCGTCGCTGTGAAGACGAGCCAGTGGAACTCCGGCGAGGAGggcctctccgtctcctcgaTTCGCGAGGTATCGCTCCTGAAGGAGATACGCCACCCGAACGTGGTGCGGTTGTTGGACCTCTTCACCGAGGAGAAGAAGCTCTGCATTGTGTTCGAGCGCATGGAGAAGGACCTGCGCAGCGTTCTGTCGACCCGGCAGACCCCTATCGTGGGCAGGAAGCTGAAGCACATGATGTACCAACTTCTCAGCGCCCTGCACGCctgccacagccgccgcgtcgtgcaTCGCGACATCAAGCCCGGCAACATTCTTGTGAGCGCCGACGAGCAGACGGTGAAGCTCGCCGACTTTGGTATGGGGCGTGCCTTCGGCCTTGCCATGCAGAGCTACACCTACCGCATCGCCACGCTCTACTACCGTGCACCAGAGGTGCTGCTCGGTGATCGCTACTACCTGCCCTCCGTGGACATGTGGTCTATGGGGTGCGTCATGGCcgagctggcgctgcgccgcgctctgttccgcggcgagggcgagtATTCGCAGCTGATCACCATCTTCGGTATTATGGGGACGCCGAACGAGCGCGTGTGGCCTGGCGTGTCACGGCTGCCGCACTACAACGCTGAGTTTCCAAGCTGGGTGCCGACATCACTGGAGAAGCACATCCCTACCCTCGATCCGGAGGGGATAGCGCTGTTGAAGGCGATGCTGCGGTACGACCCACAGCGCCGTATCACCGCGTTGCAGGCGATGCAGCACCCATTCTTTGATGACGTGCGAGACGAGTGCGAGGCTcggttgcagcagcagcaccagcagcagccgtag
- a CDS encoding nuclear receptor binding factor-like protein, with product MSKVASAGWRYARCGPISQVLTYEKFDVTPGKEEAVVQMAMAPLHRVDAAVVNGTALGRKRVNMTSFPRIGGCEGVGKVVRAPAAAAATSSPVKEGDTVWVAPLQGTWATNIAVPVSQLHKIDPRQAQMAATASNFLVAQQLLDGYARLQKGDIVIQNGGSSLTSLAVSALAKAYGVKVLTAATPGARFADAKQRHAKYDSDVFEYNGAGSCAMQAAVGRRGAALYLNGVGGRYFDSLLKCVGPMAHVVTYGAQNGFGLFISGSSLIYNEVTMAGLFAPTFLKSMSYGERQTRLEFVLKAVQEAGIAYPMVTAPSLEKLPEVWDDVYVNGGRKAIVKMAT from the coding sequence ATGTCCAAGGTGGCCTCCGCTGGTTGGCGCTACGCCCGCTGCGGCCCCATCAGCCAGGTGTTAACGTACGAAAAGTTTGACGTCACCCCtggcaaggaggaggcggtggtgcagaTGGCGATGGCACCCTTGCATCGtgtcgacgccgctgtcgtgAACGGCACGGCGCTCGGCCGCAAGCGCGTTAACATGACGTCCTTTCCCCGCATCGGCGGGTGCGAAGGGGTGGGCAAGGTAGTGCGTGctccggcagctgctgcagcgacgtcgTCACCGGTGAAGGAGGGCGACACGGTGtgggtggcgccgctgcagggcaCGTGGGCGACGAACATCGCAGTTCCGGTGTCGCAGCTGCATAAGATTGATCCGAGGCAAGCGCAGATGGCGGCAACGGCCTCCAACTTCCTCGTAgcccagcagctgctggatgGCTATGCCCGACTGCAGAAGGGCGACATCGTCATCCagaacggcggcagcagcctaACCTCTCTAGCGGTCTCGGCGTTGGCCAAAGCCTACGGTGTAAAGGTGCtgaccgccgccacgccgggCGCTCGCTTCGCAGACGCGAAACAGCGACACGCGAAGTACGACTCTGACGTCTTTGAGTACAACGGGGCCGGGTCGTGCGCAATGCAAGCCGCCGTTGgcaggcgcggcgccgccctctACCTcaacggcgtcggcggccgcTACTTCGACTCGCTCCTCAAGTGCGTCGGCCCCATGGCGCACGTCGTCACGTACGGCGCGCAGAACGGCTTCGGCCTGTTCATCTCCGGCTCCAGTCTTATCTACAACGAGGTCACCATGGCTGGCTTGTTCGCCCCCACGTTCCTGAAATCGATGTCCTACGGCGAGCGTCAGACAAGGCTGGAGTTTGTGCTGAAGGCCGTGCAGGAGGCCGGCATCGCCTACCCGATGGTGACGGCACCGTCGCTGGAGAAGCTCCCAGAGGTCTGGGACGACGTGTACGTCAACGGCGGGCGCAAGGCCATCGTGAAGATGGCGACCTGA